A genome region from Arachis duranensis cultivar V14167 chromosome 8, aradu.V14167.gnm2.J7QH, whole genome shotgun sequence includes the following:
- the LOC107460729 gene encoding WAT1-related protein At4g08290, translating into MGAWMRNAKPYLLLVAVQFGSAGMFIFAMDAIAKGMSHYVFIVYRNAIASVTLAPFAFLLEKKVRPKMTVRVFVEIMALAFFEIILDQCFALLGMKYTSASFLSAVMNSAPSITFLLAVILRMERMKIKEVACQAKVIGTVVTFGGTLVMALYKGTAVTISGATKAAHGPENVNNPSGSHWAIGTCFLIIGCIGFSAFYILQAITLRKYPAEMSLATWVCFAGALQSSLVAAFAERHRPHAWALGWDIRLFAPAYAGIVTSGVQYYIQGMVSKAMGPVIVTAFNPLRMVIVTALACIVLSEQLYLGSVIGAIVVVGGLYAVVWGKYKEQKAKENSEQQQQLPVIALTNNDTNNKPQFLVIQPHQQISSTESQTK; encoded by the exons ATGGGTGCGTGGATGAGAAATGCAAAGCCATATCTGCTTCTTGTGGCGGTGCAATTTGGTTCAGCGGGAATGTTCATATTCGCCATGGATGCAATTGCCAAAGGGATGAGCCATTACGTTTTCATTGTGTACCGTAATGCCATCGCCTCTGTTACTCTCGCTCCCTTTGCTTTTCTTCTTGAAAA GAAGGTTAGGCCAAAGATGACAGTGCGGGTATTTGTAGAGATAATGGCGTTGGCTTTCTTCGA GATTATACTTGATCAATGTTTCGCCCTGCTAGGGATGAAATACACATCGGCATCATTTCTATCAGCAGTGATGAATTCCGCACCTTCCATTACTTTTCTATTGGCGGTCATTCTTCG AATGGAGCGCATGAAGATTAAGGAGGTAGCATGCCAAGCAAAAGTGATTGGAACTGTGGTTACTTTTGGAGGCACCTTAGTTATGGCACTCTACAAAGGCACCGCAGTTACCATTTCAGGGGCAACCAAAGCGGCCCACGGGCCGGAGAATGTGAACAACCCTTCCGGCAGCCACTGGGCAATAGGAACATGTTTTCTTATCATTGGTTGCATCGGCTTCTCTGCCTTTTACATATTGCAGGCCATAACGTTGCGCAAGTACCCAGCAGAGATGTCGCTCGCAACGTGGGTCTGCTTCGCCGGAGCACTTCAGAGCTCACTTGTGGCGGCTTTTGCCGAGCGCCACCGTCCTCATGCATGGGCTCTTGGTTGGGACATCAGACTCTTTGCTCCAGCTTACGCG GGAATAGTAACATCAGGAGTGCAATACTATATACAAGGGATGGTTAGCAAAGCAATGGGTCCAGTAATTGTAACTGCCTTTAATCCATTGCGTATGGTCATTGTTACCGCCTTGGCTTGCATCGTTCTCTCTGAGCAACTCTACCTCGGAAG TGTAATTGGGGCAATAGTGGTGGTTGGAGGACTATATGCAGTGGTGTGGGGAAAATATAAAGAGCAGAAAGCAAAGGAGAACtctgaacaacaacaacaactacctGTCATTGCTCTCACAAATAATGATACTAATAACAAACCCCAATTTTTGGTCATTCAGCCTCATCAACAAATATCAAGCACAGAAAGCCAGACCAAATAA
- the LOC127741124 gene encoding ribulose bisphosphate carboxylase large chain-like, whose product SEYVKDYKLTYYTPEYETKDTDILAAFRVTPQPGVPPEEAGAAVAAESSTGTWTTVWTDGLTSLDRYKGRCYNIEPVAGEENQYIAYVAYPLDLFEEGSVTNMFTSIVGNVFGFKALRALRLEDLRIPISYIKTFQGPPHGIQVERDKLNKYGRPLLGCTIKPKLGLSAKNYGRAVYECLRGGLDFTKDDENVNSQPFMRWRDRFLFCAEAIFKSQAETGEIKGHYLNATAGTCEEMIKRAVFARELGAPIVMHDYLTGGFTANTSLAHYCRDNGLLLHIHRAMHAVIDRQKNHGMHFRVLAKALRLSGGDHIHAGTVVGKLEGERDITLGFVDLLRDDFIEKDRSRGIYFTQDWVSLPGVLPVASGGIHVWHMPALTEIFGDDSVLQFGGGTLGHPWGNAPGAIANRVALEACVQARNEGRDLAREGNEIIREASKWRR is encoded by the coding sequence TCGGAGTATGTTAAAGATTATAAATTGACTTATTATACTCCTGAGTATGAAACGAAAGATACTGATATCTTGGCAGCATTCCGAGTAACTCCTCAACCTGGAGTTCCTCCGGAAGAAGCGGGTGCCGCGGTAGCTGCCGAATCTTCTACTGGTACATGGACAACTGTTTGGACCGATGGGCTTACCAGTCTTGATCGTTACAAAGGACGATGCTACAACATCGAGCCGGTTGCTGGCGAAGAAAATCAATATATTGCCTATGTAGCTTATCCTTTAGACCTTTTTGAGGAAGGTTCTGTTACTAACATGTTTACTTCCATTGTAGGTAATGTATTTGGGTTCAAGGCCCTTCGCGCCCTACGTCTGGAAGATTTGCGAATCCCTATCTCTTATATTAAAACTTTCCAAGGTCCGCCTCATGGCATCCAAGTTGAAAGAGATAAATTAAACAAGTATGGTCGCCCCCTATTGGGATGTACTATTAAACCAAAATTGGGGTTATCCGCGAAGAATTACGGTAGAGCAGTTTATGAATGTCTTCGCGGTGGACTTGATTTTACCAAAGATGATGAAAATGTGAATTCTCAACCATTTATGCGTTGGAGAGACCGTTTCTTATTTTGTGCCGAAGCAATTTTTAAATCCCAGGCCGAAACTGGTGAAATCAAAGGGCATTACTTGAACGCTACTGCAGGTACATGCGAAGAAATGATAAAAAGAGCTGTATTTGCTAGAGAATTGGGCGCTCCTATCGTAATGCACGATTACTTAACAGGGGGATTCACTGCAAATACTAGTTTGGCTCATTATTGCCGGGATAATGGACTACTTCTTCATATCCATCGTGCAATGCACGCAGTTATCGATAGACAGAAGAATCATGGTATGCACTTTCGTGTACTAGCTAAAGCGTTACGTTTGTCTGGTGGAGATCATATTCACGCCGGTACCGTAGTAGGTAAACTTGAAGGGGAAAGAGATATTACTTTAggttttgttgatttattaCGTGatgattttattgaaaaagatcgAAGCCGTGGGATTTATTTCACTCAGGATTGGGTTTCTCTACCAGGTGTTCTTCCCGTTGCTTCAGGGGGAATTCACGTTTGGCATATGCCTGCTCTGACCGAGATCTTTGGAGATGATTCCGTACTCCAATTCGGTGGTGGAACCTTAGGGCATCCTTGGGGAAATGCACCAGGTGCCATAGCTAATCGAGTAGCTCTCGAAGCATGTGTACAGGCTCGGAATGAGGGTCGTGATCTTGCTCGTGAGGGTAATGAAATCATCCGTGAGGCGAGCAAATGGAGGCGGTGA